The Streptomyces sp. NBC_01197 genome window below encodes:
- a CDS encoding cytochrome P450: MHCPHLPEGFDLTDPDLLQSRVPHPEFAQLRQTAPVWWCSQPAGIAGFGDEGYWAVTRHADVKYVSTHPELLSSNTNTAVIRFNESISRDQIDVQRLIMLNMDPPEHTRVRQIVQRGFTPRAIRSLEDTLRNRARSIVETALAGAANDGSFDFVTNIAVELPLQAIAELIGVPQQDRSKIFDWSNKMAAYDDPEYAITEEVGTEAAMEIVSYAMNLAADRKECPAEDIVSTLVAAEGEGNLSSDEFGFFVILLAVAGNETTRNAISHGMHAFLTHPEQWERYKADRPDTTAEEIVRWATPVVSFQRTATQDLELGGQQIKAGERVGVFYSSANNDPEVFENPEQFDITRDPNPHLGFGGGGPHFCLGKSLAVLEINLIFNAIADVLPDLKLTADPRRLRSAWLNGIKELQVNRG; this comes from the coding sequence ATGCACTGCCCCCATCTGCCCGAAGGATTCGACTTGACGGATCCGGATCTGCTCCAATCCCGGGTCCCTCACCCGGAGTTCGCCCAGCTACGGCAGACCGCGCCGGTCTGGTGGTGCAGCCAGCCGGCCGGGATCGCGGGCTTCGGCGACGAGGGGTACTGGGCCGTCACGCGACACGCGGACGTCAAGTACGTCTCCACGCACCCGGAACTGCTCTCGTCCAACACCAACACCGCCGTCATCCGGTTCAACGAGTCCATCAGCCGCGACCAGATCGACGTACAGCGGCTGATCATGCTCAACATGGACCCGCCCGAGCACACCCGGGTCCGTCAGATCGTCCAGCGCGGCTTCACCCCGCGGGCCATCCGCTCGCTGGAGGACACCCTGCGCAACCGCGCGCGCTCGATCGTCGAGACCGCGCTGGCGGGCGCGGCGAACGACGGCTCCTTCGACTTCGTGACCAACATCGCGGTGGAGCTGCCGCTCCAGGCCATCGCGGAACTCATCGGCGTACCGCAGCAGGACCGGTCCAAGATCTTCGACTGGTCCAACAAGATGGCGGCGTACGACGATCCGGAGTACGCCATCACGGAGGAGGTCGGCACCGAGGCCGCGATGGAGATCGTCTCGTACGCGATGAACCTCGCGGCGGACCGCAAGGAGTGCCCGGCCGAGGACATCGTGTCCACGCTGGTCGCGGCGGAGGGCGAGGGGAACCTGTCGTCGGACGAGTTCGGCTTCTTCGTCATCCTGCTCGCGGTCGCGGGCAACGAGACCACCCGCAACGCGATCAGCCACGGTATGCACGCCTTCCTCACGCACCCCGAGCAGTGGGAGCGCTACAAGGCCGACCGGCCCGACACGACGGCCGAGGAGATCGTGCGCTGGGCCACCCCGGTGGTGTCCTTCCAGCGCACCGCGACCCAGGACCTGGAGCTGGGCGGGCAGCAGATCAAGGCGGGCGAGCGGGTCGGCGTCTTCTACTCGTCGGCCAACAACGACCCCGAGGTCTTCGAGAACCCGGAGCAGTTCGACATCACCCGCGACCCCAATCCGCACCTCGGCTTCGGCGGCGGTGGCCCGCACTTCTGCCTGGGCAAGTCCCTCGCCGTGCTGGAGATCAACCTGATCTTCAACGCCATCGCGGACGTACTGCCGGACCTGAAGCTGACCGCTGACCCGCGACGGCTGCGCTCGGCCTGGCTGAACGGGATCAAGGAACTCCAGGTGAACCGCGGCTGA